TTCAGCAGCGGCTCCAACCCTGTGTATACGACCGATCCCTTCTATAGCGGAGACTATACCAAGATCAGGAACATCAACTATTTCCTGAACAAGGCGCAGTCTTACGCTAAGCCTGCGGACATCGCCCAATTCGTTGGCGAGGCCCAGTTCTTCCGGGCGTATGTGTATTTCGACCTGCTTCAGTTGTATGGCGCAGTCCCCCTCGTGACCACCCCGCTCGCGACCAACTCGCCCCAGCTCACGGCCCCGCGTACGTCCAGGGACTCCGTCGTCAATCAAATCATCGCCGACCTCCAGGCCGCCGTTACCAATCTTCCCGTCCAAAGCGCCATGCCCTCCAGCGAGAAGGGCAGGGTAAGCCAGGGTGCCGCCCAAGCCTTCCTCGGACGGGTGACCCTTTACGAAGGCACCTGGCAGGAGTTCCGCGGCAACAGCGCCCGCGCCCAAGCACTCCTCACGACATCCGTCGCCGCCAGCCAGGCCGTGATGAGCAGCGGACAGTACGCCCTTTTCAACCCCGCTGTCCTCGGCGACTCCGCCCTCAAATACCTGTTCGTTCTCGAAAACGCCGACGCACAGGGGCTGTCGAACCCCGCCGGCCTCGGCAAGTCCGCCAATACCGAGTACATCCTCGCCAACCAGTACGACTACGCCAAACGCCAATTCGGGACGAACTTCTCCTTTGCCAACAATCACTACGAAATTACCCGCAAGCTCGCCAACATGTACCTCTGTACCGATGGCCTGCCCGTCACCACCTCCAAGGTGTTCCAGGGTTATGCCACCGAGACTTCCGAATTCCAACACCGGGACAACCGCATGTTGTATACCGTGATGATCCCGGGTAAAACCTACTGGTCGCAGGCGCCCAGGAACAGGATCGATTGGAAAGGGGATGCCGCCGACCTTGCCAATGCGGATTACCCCGACTTCAATCCCTGTTTTGCGAGTGGTTATCATGCGGACAAGTGGGCGACCGAGCGCAACGTCCTTCCCAACGCTGAAGCCTATGATTACCCTGTCATCCGCTACGCCGAGGTCCTTCTTAACTATGCCGAAGCCAAGTTCGAACTCAACGGTTCGATCAGCGACGCCGATCTCAACCAGTCCCTCAACCTCGTCCGGTTACGCATCAACACGGACAACGGCATGCCGGCGCTCACCAATGCTTTCGTGTCGGCCAATGGCCTGGACATGCGGACTGAAATCCGCCGTGAACGAACGATAGAACTGTTCAACGAAGGGTTCCGCGTTGACGACCTCAAACGCTGGAAGACCGCCGAAACCGAAATGCCCATGGACCTCCTCGGCATCCAGTGGACCGGCACCGCCTATCAAACGGCCTGGCCCGCCGCCGGCACCCTGCCCCTGGATGGGAACGGTTGCATCATCTTTCAAACGGGCCGTACCTGGCAGCAAAAAAATTACCTCCTGCCGCTCCCCACCCAGGAGCTGCAACTCAATCCGAACCTTGTGCAGAATCCCGGGTGGTAACCCCGTCCCGGCGCAAACACATTATAGCAATCGTTTATAGTCCCCGCCTATGGTCGTGTCTACGTCCTGACGGCGGGGACTCCTTCAAGGGAAAACCTTACATTGTAGGATGGTAATACGCGCGTGTTTTTTGGCCCTTTTATCGCTTTCTTTTAGCCTTGCAGACGCCCAGTCGACGGCAGGCTTGTACAGGAATCCTATTATCTACGCCGACTACTCCGACCCCGACGCCGTGCGTTACGGGAACGACTACTATTTAACCGCCTCCAGCTTCAACTGCGTCCCCGGCCTGCCCATCCTCCATTCGACCGACCTCGTCCACTGGACCCTCATCGGCCACGCCCTTCCGCGTCTCGTCCCCGAAGACCGCTACGCCCGCCCTCTCCACGGCAACGGCGTATGGGCACCCGCGATCCGCTACCACGACGGTTGGTTCTATATCTATTATCCCGATCCCGACCTGGGTATCTTTATGGTCAAGACCCGGAACCCCTCCGGCGCCTGGTCTGCCCCCGTATGTGTCCTACCCGGTAAAGGCCGGATCGATCCCTGTCCCCTCTGGGACGATGACGGGCGCGTCTACCTTGTTTTTGCCTGGGCCGCCAGCCGGGCTGGCTTCAATAGCGTCCTTACCATAGCCACTCTCGGCAGTGACGGAGCCCGTGCCCTCGACACCGGCCGCCTTGTCTATGACGGTCATGGCGTCAACCCCACCATCGAAGGCCCCAAACTCTACAAAAGAAACGGCTATTATTACATTTTCGCCCCCGCCGGCGGCGTCAAAACCGGTTGGCAGGTTGTTCTTCGCTCCAGGTCCATTTACGGGCCATATGCTGCGAAAATTGTCATGGACCAGGGACGTACCGGCGTCAACGGCCCCCACCAGGGCGCCTGGGTGGAAACGCCCGCCGGGGCCTCCTGGTTCCTTCACTTCCAGGACAAAGGACCGTACGGACGAATCCTCCACCTCCAACCTATGCGCTGGGTAGATGACTGGCCCGTGATCGGGGTGGATCCCGGTGGAAAGGGTCGAGGTGAGCCGGTGACGTATTACCCGCTGCCGATGGCGGCTCCGAACGTCGCCGGCGCAAGCCCGGCCATCACCGGCGCCGTCCCGGCCGCAACTGGCCTTGCACCTGCCGAAAGCGATGAGTTCAACGGCCACCGCCTGGGGCTCCAATGGCAATGGGAGGCGAACCCGCAGCCGGGGTGGAGCGCCCTCGGAAATGGCCGCCTGCGTCTATTTGCCGCCGGACCGGACACCGGCAACCTTTGGACGGCTCCCAACCTGCTGCTGCAAAAATTCCCCGCCCCCGATTTTACCGTGACGACGAAAATGCGCTTGTCGGCAGCTGCGCATAAAGACCGCGGCCCAGGCGTCCTGCAGGCGGGCCTGCTAGTCATGGGCTCCGATTATAGTTACCTCGCGATAGAGAAATCCGGCGGCGGCTACCGGGTCGTCCACCGCACTTGTTTCCACGCCGATAAAGGTGCGCAGGAGGAAGACAATGCTGTGCTGGCGATTCATTCGGACTCCATTTATCTGCGCGTGGAAGTCCGGGCGCCCGATGCCCTTTGCCGGTTCTCGTGTAGCACCGATGGCGTGATCTTTACCGAACTCGGCCCCGTCTTTTACGCCCAGCCAGGGCGGTGGATCGGCGCCAAGGTCGGGCTGTTTTGCCGGGGCGGCGCCGGGAAAAGCGCCGGGGACGGCGGCGTCACGGTGGCTCACGCCGACATTGACTGGTTCCGCGTCACACGGCCGGCCTTCGATCCAAGCGCGGCCCTAAATGATTGCATCCAAAAGCTCGCCGCCGATACGGTGGCCTTCCACCCGGGGGACGGCGTCCCCAGGAGCATGGACACGGTCAAAAATGCCTGGCGCCTGGTGCCCATCCAGGACTGGACCTCCGGTTTCTTCCCGGGGATGTTGTGGTACGCCTACGAATATACCGCGGATCCCGCCTGGAGGACGACGGCGGAGCGGTTCAACGACCTGCAAACTCCTTTGGCTTTCCGAAAACCCCGGGACCACGACCTCGGGTTCCAGTTATACACCAGCTTTGGAAAAGGTTACCGCCTCACTGGTGACACGACCTACCGGCGCATTCTCCTTTCCGCAGCTGACTCCCTGGCGACCCTTTTCAATCCGAAAATCGGGACGATCCTGTCCTGGCCGGATATGCGGGCCCGCATGGGCTGGCCCCACAATACTATTATCGACAACATGATCAACCTGGAACTGCTTTTTTGGGCAGCCAGAAACGGTGGGGACCGGCGGTTGTACGACATAGCGGTGACCCATGCCGAAACGACCATGCGGAACCATTTCCGGCCCGACTATTCTGCTTATCATGTCGTGGTCTACGATACGGTAACGGGGAAAAAGATAAAGGGCGTTACCCACCAGGGCTACGCCGACGAATCGATGTGGGCGAGGGGACAGGCCTGGGCAATCTATGGTTTTACCATGGTCTACCGGGAAACCCATGACCGCCGGTTCCTGGATTTTGCCCAAAAAGTCGCGGACGTTTATCTCCGTCGACTCCCCCCGGACCACATACCTTATTGGGACTTCGACGACCCCTCGATCCCAAATGCACCCCGCGACGCTTCGGCAGCGGCCGTGGCCGCTTCCGGGTTGCTGGAACTCGCCCGGCATACCGGTATTACACGATATAAAACCGAAGCCGTCGCCATGCTGGAAGCCTTGTCCGCGTCGCCTTATCGCAGCAGCGACGCAAACCCTGCCGTTCTCTCACATTCCACGGGGAATAAGCCCGGGGGTGGGGAGGTGGACGTGCCCATTATTTACGCTGACTACTACTATATGGAAGCGCTGATGCGGCTCCTAAAAGAAGAGACACCGGCAAGCGCTGGGTTGCCGCAAGGTCGCGGTACTGCTGCGCCCGACTTTTCCCCTTTAGCCCGCCAGGTCCGCACCTGGCTCGACAGCGGTTTCTATCCCGGTGCGGGCCTGATTGTCGCTCAAAACGATCAGATCCTTTACCGGAAATTTTGGGGAAACGTCACACCTGCCACGGAAGTTCACGTAGCGTCCGCGGGGAAGTGGCTGGCCGCTGCCACGATCGCCGCCGTGGTGGATGAGGGGAAGCTCTCCTGGAACGACAAGGTGGTAAAGTGGCTCCCGGAATTTACAGACGGCAAGGGCCAGGCGACGCTCCGTCAATTGTTGTCACATACCGCAGGTTATCCGGATTATCAGCCGGCAGGCCGCCACCGGGACGACTACCAGACCCTCGCCGAGGCGGTGGCGCATATAAAGGACCTCCCGGAGGACACCCTCCCCGGTACGGTTTTTCACTATGGCGGCCTGGCGATGCAGGTCGCGGGCCGCATGGCCGAACTGGCGACGGGAAAGGACTGGGAGACGTTGTTCCAGGAGAAGATCGCAAGGCCTTTGGGCATGACAGGGACCCATTTCACACCGGTGGATACCACGGGCGGGCACAACCCCATGATCGGGGGCGGCGCCCGGGGCACACTGGATGACTATGCGCATTTCCTGGACATGATTGCCCACGATGGCGTATACCACGGGGCGAGGATATTATCCGTCGCAGCACTCCAGGCGATGGAGGCGGACCAGGTGGGCGGTGCCGCCGTGCGACCAGGGGAGTTTGTGCGGAATCGACACGACATCTATGGACTGGGAGAGTGGCGCGAAGAAATAGACGCCAGCGGTCACGCAACACACCTGAGCAGCCCCAGTTGGGCGGGCGCCTATCCCTGGGTGGACAAGACTTACCATGCGTACGGATTTTTCCTGGCAAGGGTCGATGTGGACCAGGCCAACAAGCGCGGTTTTTCCGCTTTTTATTCAAGCCGTGTGCTCGCCGGGCTCGTTCGTTCGGTGTTGGGTGAATAGACGATATGAAGCGAAGGGAATTCATAAAAAGTACTTGTATGGCCTCGGCCGGCGTGTGGTTGCTCCCCGCTTCGGCCGGGGAAGACGGCCTCCTGCAAGGCTTTCGAAACCCACCCTCTTCCGCACGCCCCCTTACCTATTGGACGTGGATGAATGGCCATATTACCCGGGAGGGCATTACCATGGATCTCGAAGCCATGCGACGCATGGGCATAGGTGGCGCTATCGGTTTTGACGTGGCACTGGGTATACCCCGGGGCCCGGTCGATTATGCGTCGGAGACATGGATGGAACTCGTCCGGCACGCGGTTATGGAAGCCGATCGCCTGGGGTTGGAGTTTTTTCTCCAGAATGCCCCCGGCTATTCGGGGTCCGGTGGGCCTTGGATTACGCCGGAGATGAGTATGCAGCAGCTTGTTTGGACCGAAGCCCGTGCCCAGGGAGGTCAGATCGACCTGGATATTCCCCAACCCTATGCCAGGCAGGGGTATTACAGGGATGCCTTTGTACTTGCTTATCCGGCTTTACCGGTGGAGGGCGTGCTTATGAAGGACCGGGTAGCTGCAATTACGCTTAACGGACAGGAAATCGATGCCCAACTCCTCCTGGACGGCAACCCGGAAACCAAGCTAAGGCTGGACCGAAACAGCCAACTATGCTTTCGCCTTGACGGCCCATTCGAAGCGCGGGCGATCACGATCTACCGTCAACCGGAGACGCCCCTGGATGCCTTCGACGGCCCCCGGGATTATCCTCCCGTTTTCGACCTTGAATGTTCCGACGACGGGACTCGGTTTGCGCCCGTTTGTCGAATCCATATGCCTGCGCTCAGGGCCATGAATACACCCGGCGCCCAAAGCTTCGCCCCGGTACGTGCTTCCTGGTACAGGCTTATTCCCCAAAGCCCGACGTGGATATCGGGGATGGAGCTGCATTCCGGTCCCCGGCTGGCCGGCTGGCCCGGTAAGACCAACTATACGGGGGGCAATGCCGGGGGCGAAACGCCTTCCTTCCCCCGGGAGCTTGTCATCGCGCCAGGTTCCGTTCTTGACATCACGGCCTCCATGGATATCAGCGGTCGTCTTCGCTGGACTGCCCCGGAAGCACGCGCCTGGACCATCCTCCGCATAGGACATACCACGACGGGCGAAATGCCCGCCGCCCACCCCGATTCGGCCCCGGGTCTGGAACTGGATAAACTGCGGAAGGAGGCCCTGGATCAGCACTTTACACACTTTTTGACGCCCCTTATACAACGGCTAAAACCTTTTGCAGGAAAGGCTTTTAGGGGTATCATGTCCGACAGTTGGGAGGCGGGCAAGCAAAACTGGACCCGGGAGTTCCCCGGTGTATTTAAACAATCACGAGGGTACGACATTATTCCCTGGATGCCCGCTATGACAGGCCGCATCGTGGGGAGCATCCAGGATACGGAGCGGTTCCTTTGGGACATGCGCCGGGTCCAGGCGGATATGCTTGCGGAGAATTTTTACGGACACCTGCACCAAAAGTGTCGCGCTGGCGGCCTCCAATTGTATGCGGAACCTTATGGGGATGGAACTTTCGATAGCCTTCAGGTCGCCACCCACCTGGATGTCACCATGTCCGAGTTTTGGTCCAGGTATATCTATGGGAGCGACGACACGTCCAAACAAGCGGCCTCCGCCGCGCATGCCCTGGGGCAAAAGGTGGCGGCTGCAGAGGCCTTTACCGGCATGCCGGCCACCTCTAAATGGACGGATTATCCTTATTCCTTAAAAGCCGAGGGCGATTACTTTTTTACACTGGGCGTCAACCGTCTCGTCTTTCACACCTTTGTCCACCAGCCCTACACCACCGGCCGTCCGGGCATGACGATGGGTCCCTTCGGTTCGCACTTCGACCGCCACAACACCTGGACAGAACAGGCACATGCCTGGACGCGCTACCTGGCGCGGGCGCAGTACTTGCTTCAGCAGGGGCATTTTGTAGCCGACGCGTGTTGTTTCAAAGGAGACGAACCTCAATCCGGCGTCCCCGATACCTATGCCTTCATGCCCGCGGGTTATGTTTGTGATGTCGTGGGGCCCGATGCACTCCGGCGATTTTCCATAGAGAGGGGGAGGATCCTTCTTCCCGGCGGGATGACCTACCGGTTGTGTGTCCTTGCCGAAGGGGCGGTCATAACGCCCGCCACCCAAGCCTTGCTCGATGCGTTGGTTGGACAGGGCATGGTCCTGGTACCACAGCATTCGGTCAGGGACGCCCTGAACTTTCCACCGGACTTCTCCTATACTGCCGACCGGAAGGATGCCGTACTTCACTACGTTCACCGCCGCGTGGGTGACACCGACGTGTATATGGTGGCTAACCATCGACGTCGCCCAGAGCGTGTCAATGTCTCCTTCCGGGTTACCGGCCGGCGGCCGGAGATATGGAACGCAGAAAGTGGGGTCGTCCATGTACCTCCCTGCTATGATGTCAGAGACGGGCGTACGTATATACCGCTGGATATGGAACCCGCCGGCGCGCTTTTCGTCATCTTTGGCAAGACGCCGGCCACGCCTGCCCGGACAACGATTCACAAGGACGGTCGCGTGCTCCTGGATACACGGCCTTTTCCTACGGGTATCCCGGGGCCTTACCCCGATGTCGTCAATGATTTCAGCATCACCCTTTGGGCAAAACCCGACACGTTTGCGCACCCGGGCAAGAGCTTTTTGTTTCACTCCTGCGAAGGAACGTCCATATACGGCCCCGGCCACGCCAGCGTCGGGATGTCCGCGGGTCAGAACATCGTGAGGGTATACGAACGGGCCACCGGCGCCCCCAGGGAAGTACTGTCTGCCAATGGTCCCTTGCAGGGGTGGACGCACCTGGCGCTGGTATACCAGGCCGGAAAACCGACCTTATATCTTGACGGCCGTCTTTCCGCCCAGGGCGAGGGCTCTGGTCTTCTGGTCCATCCGGGTCTTGATACACTCCCTGCCGAAGATCAGTTCTCCAGCTTCTTTGAAGGGAATAATACGCCTCCCATTCTTATGCATGAGGCCTTATCTCCCCAAGCGGTTGCCGATCTATTCCACCAGGGGCTTCCGGCCCCGGAAAAGCCACCGGCGCTTACCCTCGGATTGGTTTGGGAAAACGGGCACTATGATTTCGGCGAGATCACCGGTTGTTACCAGGTGGATGTGGATGGTCCGTGGTCGCTGCATTTGCAGGAGAGCGCCGTTTTCACGCTGTCTGCGCTGACGTCTCTTCGCTTGCATCCCGACTTTGATGTCGCCCACTTTTCCGGTACGGCATCATACAGGAAAACGGTGCAACTGCCGGGACCTGGACGGGACAGGCGGGTTTTTATCGACCTTGGCCGGGTGGAAGTCATCGCCGAAGTATACGTCAACGGCCGTTCCACCGGCATCGCCTGGAAGGAACCCTACCGCGTCGACATCACTGCCGCACTTCGCCCCGGTGCGAATGACCTTGACATCCGGGTGACGACCCTTTGGCCAAACCGCCTTATAGGGGATGAATACCTGTCTGTGGAAAACGAGTATACCAAAGATCACTCCATCGAAAGACTTCCCGCCTGGTTTGTCGGGAACCAACCAAAGCCTGGCGACCGGAAAACTTTTGCGGTTTGGAAAGATTTCGATAAAGACGCTCCCTTGTTAGAGGCCGGTCTTCTCGGACCGGTCAGGGTATATGGGGCGGTGGAAAAAACGTTTGTGTAATGGAAAGAAGATCATTTTTGAAAACA
This sequence is a window from Dinghuibacter silviterrae. Protein-coding genes within it:
- a CDS encoding RagB/SusD family nutrient uptake outer membrane protein is translated as MKKLSITLLAFLFLTGCNKMLNLNPLDQLSDATYWKTPNDFMLAANAFYAYQRSFTDANNTNNDNTGNPHNDIRSDLSATLNEFSSGSNPVYTTDPFYSGDYTKIRNINYFLNKAQSYAKPADIAQFVGEAQFFRAYVYFDLLQLYGAVPLVTTPLATNSPQLTAPRTSRDSVVNQIIADLQAAVTNLPVQSAMPSSEKGRVSQGAAQAFLGRVTLYEGTWQEFRGNSARAQALLTTSVAASQAVMSSGQYALFNPAVLGDSALKYLFVLENADAQGLSNPAGLGKSANTEYILANQYDYAKRQFGTNFSFANNHYEITRKLANMYLCTDGLPVTTSKVFQGYATETSEFQHRDNRMLYTVMIPGKTYWSQAPRNRIDWKGDAADLANADYPDFNPCFASGYHADKWATERNVLPNAEAYDYPVIRYAEVLLNYAEAKFELNGSISDADLNQSLNLVRLRINTDNGMPALTNAFVSANGLDMRTEIRRERTIELFNEGFRVDDLKRWKTAETEMPMDLLGIQWTGTAYQTAWPAAGTLPLDGNGCIIFQTGRTWQQKNYLLPLPTQELQLNPNLVQNPGW
- a CDS encoding family 43 glycosylhydrolase produces the protein MALLSLSFSLADAQSTAGLYRNPIIYADYSDPDAVRYGNDYYLTASSFNCVPGLPILHSTDLVHWTLIGHALPRLVPEDRYARPLHGNGVWAPAIRYHDGWFYIYYPDPDLGIFMVKTRNPSGAWSAPVCVLPGKGRIDPCPLWDDDGRVYLVFAWAASRAGFNSVLTIATLGSDGARALDTGRLVYDGHGVNPTIEGPKLYKRNGYYYIFAPAGGVKTGWQVVLRSRSIYGPYAAKIVMDQGRTGVNGPHQGAWVETPAGASWFLHFQDKGPYGRILHLQPMRWVDDWPVIGVDPGGKGRGEPVTYYPLPMAAPNVAGASPAITGAVPAATGLAPAESDEFNGHRLGLQWQWEANPQPGWSALGNGRLRLFAAGPDTGNLWTAPNLLLQKFPAPDFTVTTKMRLSAAAHKDRGPGVLQAGLLVMGSDYSYLAIEKSGGGYRVVHRTCFHADKGAQEEDNAVLAIHSDSIYLRVEVRAPDALCRFSCSTDGVIFTELGPVFYAQPGRWIGAKVGLFCRGGAGKSAGDGGVTVAHADIDWFRVTRPAFDPSAALNDCIQKLAADTVAFHPGDGVPRSMDTVKNAWRLVPIQDWTSGFFPGMLWYAYEYTADPAWRTTAERFNDLQTPLAFRKPRDHDLGFQLYTSFGKGYRLTGDTTYRRILLSAADSLATLFNPKIGTILSWPDMRARMGWPHNTIIDNMINLELLFWAARNGGDRRLYDIAVTHAETTMRNHFRPDYSAYHVVVYDTVTGKKIKGVTHQGYADESMWARGQAWAIYGFTMVYRETHDRRFLDFAQKVADVYLRRLPPDHIPYWDFDDPSIPNAPRDASAAAVAASGLLELARHTGITRYKTEAVAMLEALSASPYRSSDANPAVLSHSTGNKPGGGEVDVPIIYADYYYMEALMRLLKEETPASAGLPQGRGTAAPDFSPLARQVRTWLDSGFYPGAGLIVAQNDQILYRKFWGNVTPATEVHVASAGKWLAAATIAAVVDEGKLSWNDKVVKWLPEFTDGKGQATLRQLLSHTAGYPDYQPAGRHRDDYQTLAEAVAHIKDLPEDTLPGTVFHYGGLAMQVAGRMAELATGKDWETLFQEKIARPLGMTGTHFTPVDTTGGHNPMIGGGARGTLDDYAHFLDMIAHDGVYHGARILSVAALQAMEADQVGGAAVRPGEFVRNRHDIYGLGEWREEIDASGHATHLSSPSWAGAYPWVDKTYHAYGFFLARVDVDQANKRGFSAFYSSRVLAGLVRSVLGE
- a CDS encoding glycosyl hydrolase → MASAGVWLLPASAGEDGLLQGFRNPPSSARPLTYWTWMNGHITREGITMDLEAMRRMGIGGAIGFDVALGIPRGPVDYASETWMELVRHAVMEADRLGLEFFLQNAPGYSGSGGPWITPEMSMQQLVWTEARAQGGQIDLDIPQPYARQGYYRDAFVLAYPALPVEGVLMKDRVAAITLNGQEIDAQLLLDGNPETKLRLDRNSQLCFRLDGPFEARAITIYRQPETPLDAFDGPRDYPPVFDLECSDDGTRFAPVCRIHMPALRAMNTPGAQSFAPVRASWYRLIPQSPTWISGMELHSGPRLAGWPGKTNYTGGNAGGETPSFPRELVIAPGSVLDITASMDISGRLRWTAPEARAWTILRIGHTTTGEMPAAHPDSAPGLELDKLRKEALDQHFTHFLTPLIQRLKPFAGKAFRGIMSDSWEAGKQNWTREFPGVFKQSRGYDIIPWMPAMTGRIVGSIQDTERFLWDMRRVQADMLAENFYGHLHQKCRAGGLQLYAEPYGDGTFDSLQVATHLDVTMSEFWSRYIYGSDDTSKQAASAAHALGQKVAAAEAFTGMPATSKWTDYPYSLKAEGDYFFTLGVNRLVFHTFVHQPYTTGRPGMTMGPFGSHFDRHNTWTEQAHAWTRYLARAQYLLQQGHFVADACCFKGDEPQSGVPDTYAFMPAGYVCDVVGPDALRRFSIERGRILLPGGMTYRLCVLAEGAVITPATQALLDALVGQGMVLVPQHSVRDALNFPPDFSYTADRKDAVLHYVHRRVGDTDVYMVANHRRRPERVNVSFRVTGRRPEIWNAESGVVHVPPCYDVRDGRTYIPLDMEPAGALFVIFGKTPATPARTTIHKDGRVLLDTRPFPTGIPGPYPDVVNDFSITLWAKPDTFAHPGKSFLFHSCEGTSIYGPGHASVGMSAGQNIVRVYERATGAPREVLSANGPLQGWTHLALVYQAGKPTLYLDGRLSAQGEGSGLLVHPGLDTLPAEDQFSSFFEGNNTPPILMHEALSPQAVADLFHQGLPAPEKPPALTLGLVWENGHYDFGEITGCYQVDVDGPWSLHLQESAVFTLSALTSLRLHPDFDVAHFSGTASYRKTVQLPGPGRDRRVFIDLGRVEVIAEVYVNGRSTGIAWKEPYRVDITAALRPGANDLDIRVTTLWPNRLIGDEYLSVENEYTKDHSIERLPAWFVGNQPKPGDRKTFAVWKDFDKDAPLLEAGLLGPVRVYGAVEKTFV